From Xyrauchen texanus isolate HMW12.3.18 chromosome 12, RBS_HiC_50CHRs, whole genome shotgun sequence, one genomic window encodes:
- the LOC127652616 gene encoding homeobox protein Hox-B1-like, whose translation MDNSRKNTFLEYTICNRGTMNAYSPKAGYHHFDQAFSAPFHTAHTSDSFNADGRLYVGGSNQPSTAQHQHQSGVYAHHQQQTQQSGTGLTFGGTGTTSYGTQACANPDYAQQQYFINPEQDGMYYSSGFSTPNVGPHYGSMAGAYCGAQGAVPAAPYQHHGCEGQDHQRGYSQGTYADLTASQERDTDQSPPGKTFDWMKVKRNPPKTGGLHFPVCETRTNLAERMPFDRFEINWTAFH comes from the coding sequence ATGGACAATTCCAGAAAGAACACTTTTTTGGAGTACACAATTTGTAACCGTGGGACGATGAACGCCTACTCGCCCAAAGCTGGATACCACCACTTCGACCAGGCGTTCTCGGCCCCTTTCCATACTGCACACACAAGTGACAGCTTTAACGCTGATGGACGACTATACGTAGGGGGGAGCAACCAGCCATCAACTGCACAACATCAGCACCAGAGCGGGGTATACGCGCATCACCAGCAACAAACGCAGCAAAGTGGCACTGGCCTCACCTTCGGTGGCACAGGAACCACGAGTTATGGGACCCAGGCCTGTGCCAACCCGGACTatgcacaacaacagtatttCATTAACCCCGAGCAGGATGGAATGTATTACTCATCAGGTTTTTCAACTCCAAATGTCGGTCCTCACTATGGCTCCATGGCAGGCGCATACTGCGGGGCGCAGGGAGCCGTCCCAGCCGCACCTTATCAACATCATGGCTGCGAAGGCCAGGACCACCAGCGAGGCTACTCACAAGGCACCTACGCCGACTTAACGGCCTCCCAAGAGAGGGACACGGATCAGTCACCACCTGGAAAGACATTCGACTGGATGAAAGTCAAACGGAACCCCCCTAAAACAGGTGGATTGCATTTCCCCGTGTGTGAAACAAGAACAAATTTGGCGGAAAGGATGCCCTTCGACCGTTTCGAGATAAACTGGACTGCATTTCATTAA